A genomic region of Salinibacterium sp. NK8237 contains the following coding sequences:
- a CDS encoding shikimate dehydrogenase encodes MNGYMGFVGVSTGSSSIMKVFPRWAELLDLPTRELVGHDLPMDATPADYRALVTQIQDDPRHLGALVTTHKLALFAATHDLFSELDRFASLCGEVSSISKRDGALVGHAKDPITVGLALDEFLSPTHFRDSGSEAIILGAGGAGTALSWHLVERVDAPEIITVVDTSDARLAHLAEVHHRRGTQAGVIRYVNPAQLSVTELLATAPAGSLVVNATGLGKDRPGSPLSDDAVFPKDAVVWEFNYRGSLDFLHQARAQEEAQRLTVVDGWRYFIHGWTQVIGEVFGVTMTPPLVDELADAAEFARAQQ; translated from the coding sequence ATGAACGGCTACATGGGGTTTGTTGGCGTGAGCACCGGCTCGTCGTCGATCATGAAGGTATTTCCGCGGTGGGCAGAGCTTCTCGACTTGCCTACTCGCGAGTTGGTAGGCCACGACCTGCCCATGGATGCGACGCCTGCCGACTACCGGGCTCTCGTGACCCAAATTCAGGACGATCCACGCCACTTAGGGGCATTGGTCACGACCCACAAGTTGGCACTTTTCGCGGCGACCCACGACCTATTTTCTGAGCTCGACCGTTTTGCTTCCCTGTGTGGCGAGGTGTCGAGCATCTCGAAGCGCGACGGCGCTCTTGTGGGGCATGCCAAAGACCCAATCACTGTGGGCCTAGCCCTCGACGAGTTCCTTTCGCCAACTCACTTTCGTGACTCGGGGAGCGAAGCGATCATCCTCGGCGCTGGAGGTGCGGGAACCGCGTTGAGCTGGCACCTCGTCGAGCGAGTAGACGCTCCCGAGATCATTACGGTGGTGGATACCAGCGATGCCCGGCTAGCCCACCTCGCCGAGGTGCATCACCGTCGAGGAACTCAGGCTGGCGTGATTCGCTATGTCAATCCGGCGCAACTCTCCGTTACAGAGCTACTAGCGACGGCGCCAGCGGGCAGCCTCGTCGTGAACGCAACCGGACTGGGCAAAGATCGGCCCGGGTCGCCCCTCTCCGATGATGCTGTCTTTCCGAAGGACGCAGTCGTGTGGGAATTCAACTATCGGGGCAGTCTCGACTTTCTCCATCAGGCGCGAGCGCAAGAAGAAGCACAGCGATTGACCGTCGTAGACGGCTGGCGCTACTTCATCCACGGCTGGACGCAGGTGATCGGTGAAGTTTTCGGCGTCACGATGACTCCGCCGCTGGTCGATGAGCTAGCGGATGCCGCAGAGTTCGCGAGAGCACAGCAATGA
- a CDS encoding ABC transporter substrate-binding protein, protein MKYGRKLAVAAITVAALSVAACSSGDTSGGTTDGSGDEVYIALVSKGFQHQFWQAVKLGAEQKAEELGITITFDGPASESEIDSQLQMLQTAIDKNPVAIGYAALDPEACVSLYETAEAAEIPIVEFDAPCASDYSQNLSATDSIVAGGIAADHMAELIGGEGEVAIVGHSQINSTGIERRDGFVEKIESDYPDITIVDIQYGEGDHLKSADIAKAMIAAHPNLKGMYGTNEGSAVGIVNAATELGLEAGDLTIIGFDSGSAQINAIKSGLMAGAITQDPIGIGESVVQAAYDAYMGETLEPFTDTGSFWYDADNIDDPDIAAVLYE, encoded by the coding sequence ATGAAATACGGCAGAAAATTAGCAGTCGCCGCAATCACCGTCGCCGCTCTCAGCGTCGCCGCGTGCTCGTCTGGTGACACCTCGGGCGGAACCACTGACGGATCGGGCGATGAGGTCTACATCGCGCTCGTCTCCAAGGGATTCCAGCACCAGTTCTGGCAAGCAGTGAAGCTTGGCGCAGAGCAGAAGGCTGAGGAGCTGGGAATTACGATCACGTTCGACGGCCCCGCCTCCGAATCCGAGATCGATTCGCAGTTGCAGATGCTGCAGACCGCAATCGACAAGAACCCCGTAGCAATCGGGTACGCGGCCCTCGACCCTGAGGCCTGTGTCTCTCTGTACGAAACGGCCGAAGCGGCAGAGATCCCCATCGTAGAGTTCGATGCACCGTGCGCTAGCGACTACTCGCAGAACCTTTCCGCAACCGACAGCATCGTCGCTGGTGGAATCGCGGCTGATCACATGGCTGAGCTCATCGGCGGCGAAGGCGAAGTTGCCATCGTCGGCCACAGCCAGATCAACTCGACCGGTATCGAGCGTCGTGACGGATTCGTTGAAAAGATCGAGTCTGACTACCCCGACATCACCATCGTTGACATCCAGTACGGCGAGGGCGACCACCTGAAGTCGGCTGACATCGCGAAGGCAATGATCGCTGCCCACCCGAACCTCAAGGGAATGTACGGCACCAATGAGGGCTCGGCGGTCGGCATCGTGAACGCCGCAACCGAACTCGGATTGGAAGCTGGCGACCTCACGATCATCGGTTTCGACTCGGGTTCCGCTCAGATCAACGCGATCAAGAGCGGCCTGATGGCTGGAGCGATCACGCAAGACCCCATCGGCATCGGTGAGTCGGTTGTTCAAGCCGCCTACGACGCTTACATGGGCGAGACGCTCGAACCATTCACCGACACCGGATCGTTCTGGTACGACGCTGACAACATCGACGACCCAGACATCGCCGCGGTCCTCTACGAATAG
- a CDS encoding phosphotriesterase, with product MIRTVLGDIAASDLGATNYHEHLFQVSPLLPGDELSDEAASAAEAALLRDSGFEAMVDATPVGLGRNPAALARISATHALSIVATTGTHREAHYPGDHPLRALKADALAELFSDDIERGMPASDAFLPAQVRAEIALTPAGEPVRAGLIKAGIGYWAISSFERETLDAVAIAHRHTARPVMVHLEFCTAAHEVLDILAAQGVSAERVVLAHADRVLDAGLHLSLVERGAWLGYDGAARSKQFSDEQLLELTERVVRGGGAGRILLGGDVARATRYIAYGGMPGLAYLGNRYVPRLRECIGEPAVEQLTVANPALFLDAR from the coding sequence ATGATCCGTACGGTGCTTGGCGATATCGCCGCTTCCGATCTCGGGGCGACGAACTATCACGAGCATCTTTTCCAAGTCAGTCCTCTTCTTCCTGGAGACGAGCTCTCCGATGAGGCCGCGTCGGCGGCGGAAGCGGCGTTGCTGCGCGATAGTGGTTTTGAGGCGATGGTCGATGCCACCCCCGTTGGGTTGGGGCGAAATCCTGCCGCACTCGCTCGAATCAGCGCAACCCACGCTCTCTCGATCGTCGCGACCACAGGCACCCATCGTGAGGCGCACTACCCTGGCGATCATCCATTGAGGGCGCTCAAAGCTGACGCACTTGCTGAGCTGTTCAGCGACGATATTGAGCGAGGGATGCCCGCATCCGACGCCTTCCTGCCAGCGCAGGTGCGCGCAGAGATCGCGCTCACTCCGGCCGGTGAGCCGGTGCGAGCTGGGCTCATCAAGGCAGGAATCGGCTACTGGGCGATCTCATCGTTCGAGCGTGAAACCTTGGATGCTGTGGCGATAGCCCATCGGCACACCGCGAGGCCGGTGATGGTCCACCTCGAGTTCTGCACCGCCGCCCACGAAGTGCTCGACATTTTGGCGGCTCAGGGCGTGAGCGCGGAGCGGGTCGTTCTGGCGCATGCTGATCGTGTTCTCGATGCGGGCCTGCACCTCTCCCTTGTGGAGCGGGGCGCCTGGCTTGGTTATGACGGGGCAGCTCGGTCAAAGCAATTCTCAGATGAACAACTGCTGGAGCTGACGGAGCGGGTTGTGCGTGGGGGAGGTGCAGGGCGAATCCTCCTGGGTGGCGATGTCGCTCGCGCCACACGCTATATCGCGTATGGCGGTATGCCGGGTCTCGCGTACCTCGGGAATCGGTATGTGCCGCGGCTTCGCGAGTGCATCGGCGAGCCCGCGGTCGAACAGCTGACGGTTGCCAACCCGGCACTGTTCCTCGATGCCCGCTGA
- a CDS encoding sugar ABC transporter ATP-binding protein, translated as MSAPILKVEGISKSFPGVKALDDVHLEIHSGEVLVLVGENGAGKSSLMKILSGIYTKDAGRILYEGKEIDIASPLHAQQLGVTIIHQEMNLMGDLTVAQNIYVGREPKSGPFLSEVKLNKAATELLSRLNINLDPRQLVSELTVAKQQMVEIAKALSFNAKVLIMDEPTSALTDTEVEVLFTLIEELKATGTGIIYISHRMDELKRLADRVTILRDGSYIGTLSREEIDIPQIIEMMVGRHIDEGKRPSIREHDEEPPVLSVRGLSTKNLLRDVSFDLKRGEILGFAGLMGAGRTETARALISADPRTGGTVEINGELARIKQPADAVRLGIGYLSEDRKLTGLMLDQDVTFNTILASLPQFANHAGFMQTGKTRTATKEKVQSLRIKTPSIGQLVKLLSGGNQQKVVIAKWLVRDCDVLIFDEPTRGIDVGAKEEIYGLLQQLAHEGKSIIVISSELPEILRVANRIIVMAGGRITGELANEEASQEKIMHLATHGGGDE; from the coding sequence ATGAGCGCACCCATCCTCAAAGTTGAGGGGATCAGTAAAAGCTTCCCCGGTGTAAAAGCCCTCGATGATGTTCATCTTGAGATCCACAGCGGCGAAGTACTTGTACTCGTTGGCGAGAACGGCGCAGGAAAGTCGTCTCTCATGAAGATCCTTTCCGGCATCTACACGAAAGATGCGGGCCGGATTCTCTACGAAGGCAAAGAGATCGACATCGCGAGCCCGCTGCATGCGCAACAACTCGGGGTCACGATCATCCACCAAGAAATGAACTTGATGGGCGATCTCACTGTTGCCCAAAATATCTACGTTGGCCGTGAGCCGAAGTCTGGCCCCTTTCTTTCGGAAGTGAAGCTCAACAAGGCAGCCACAGAGCTGCTCAGCCGGCTCAACATCAACCTAGACCCGCGCCAGCTCGTCTCCGAGTTGACGGTAGCTAAGCAGCAAATGGTCGAGATCGCCAAGGCTCTCTCCTTCAATGCCAAAGTGCTGATCATGGACGAGCCGACCTCGGCGCTCACCGATACAGAAGTCGAAGTTCTCTTCACTCTGATCGAAGAACTCAAGGCCACCGGCACAGGAATCATCTACATCTCGCACCGCATGGATGAGTTGAAGCGCCTCGCTGACCGGGTCACGATCCTTCGAGACGGCTCCTACATTGGAACGCTCTCCCGCGAAGAGATCGATATTCCGCAGATCATCGAAATGATGGTCGGCCGCCACATCGACGAGGGCAAGCGCCCGAGCATCCGTGAGCATGACGAGGAACCTCCCGTGTTGAGTGTTCGCGGACTCTCGACCAAGAACCTGCTGCGAGACGTGTCCTTCGACCTCAAACGTGGAGAGATTCTTGGGTTCGCTGGCCTGATGGGTGCCGGTCGCACTGAAACGGCTCGAGCCCTCATCAGCGCAGACCCACGCACCGGTGGCACGGTCGAGATCAATGGCGAACTTGCTCGTATCAAGCAGCCCGCGGATGCTGTTCGCCTAGGAATCGGATACCTCTCGGAGGATCGCAAACTCACCGGCCTCATGCTCGACCAAGACGTCACCTTCAACACCATCCTCGCCTCGCTTCCGCAATTCGCCAATCACGCGGGGTTCATGCAAACCGGCAAGACGAGGACGGCGACAAAAGAAAAAGTACAAAGCCTCCGCATCAAGACGCCGTCGATTGGGCAACTTGTGAAGCTGCTCTCGGGCGGCAACCAACAAAAGGTGGTCATCGCAAAGTGGCTCGTGCGCGACTGCGACGTGCTGATCTTTGACGAACCAACTCGAGGCATCGACGTCGGGGCGAAAGAAGAAATTTATGGGCTGCTCCAGCAGCTTGCGCACGAAGGCAAATCAATCATCGTAATTTCGTCGGAACTTCCGGAGATTCTCCGCGTCGCTAATCGCATCATCGTGATGGCGGGCGGACGAATCACCGGCGAGCTAGCAAACGAAGAAGCCAGTCAGGAGAAAATCATGCACCTCGCAACTCACGGTGGAGGCGACGAATGA
- a CDS encoding ABC transporter permease — MSAQNNANPDTTAMIEIALSEDKPGGGLMGFLKRQAQQSLAFGTLIVLVVFFSIANPAFLTWPNISGVLLATAVIGILALGTTFVIITGGIDLSIGTGMTLAAVMTGVFVVNMGVPVWLGVIGGIATGGLMGFVNGLNIAYLKLPPFIATLAMMLIAQGLSLIISGVRPIYFSAIAPEFSQIALGNLIPSFPNAVLITIVVALIAYIVLGKTVLGRFTFAIGSNEEATRLSGVNTRRWKILIYTFAGLFTGIAGVVIASRLDSAQPALGVGYELQAIAAVIIGGTSLLGGRGSILGTVIGALIMSVVINGLRIMSIQTEWQNVVVGVVILVAVYFDTLRNRASN; from the coding sequence ATGAGCGCACAAAATAACGCCAATCCAGACACAACAGCGATGATCGAAATCGCGTTGTCAGAGGACAAGCCGGGAGGCGGGCTTATGGGCTTCCTCAAGCGTCAGGCACAGCAGTCACTCGCTTTTGGAACGCTGATTGTGCTCGTCGTCTTCTTCTCGATCGCCAATCCGGCGTTCCTGACGTGGCCAAACATCTCAGGTGTTCTGCTGGCTACGGCCGTCATCGGTATCTTGGCGCTAGGAACAACCTTTGTCATCATCACCGGAGGAATCGATCTGTCGATCGGCACCGGTATGACTTTGGCTGCTGTAATGACGGGTGTATTCGTCGTCAATATGGGTGTTCCGGTCTGGCTCGGCGTAATCGGTGGGATCGCAACCGGTGGGCTCATGGGGTTCGTCAACGGCCTCAACATCGCCTACCTGAAACTCCCACCGTTCATCGCGACACTGGCGATGATGTTGATCGCGCAGGGATTGTCTCTGATCATCTCCGGTGTGCGCCCCATCTATTTCTCGGCGATTGCTCCTGAGTTTTCTCAGATCGCGCTTGGAAACCTGATCCCCAGTTTCCCCAACGCGGTGCTGATCACAATTGTGGTCGCCCTCATCGCGTACATCGTGCTCGGAAAGACGGTCCTCGGCCGCTTTACGTTCGCCATCGGCTCCAATGAAGAAGCAACACGCCTCTCAGGAGTCAACACCCGCCGCTGGAAGATTCTGATCTACACCTTCGCTGGACTCTTCACCGGTATCGCCGGCGTAGTTATCGCTTCCCGCCTCGACTCAGCGCAGCCAGCGCTGGGTGTCGGATACGAACTGCAGGCTATTGCTGCGGTAATCATCGGCGGCACCTCTCTCCTCGGCGGCCGCGGCTCCATCCTCGGAACCGTTATTGGCGCGCTCATCATGAGCGTTGTCATCAACGGCCTGCGGATCATGTCGATCCAGACCGAGTGGCAAAACGTTGTAGTCGGAGTCGTCATCCTGGTCGCCGTCTACTTCGACACGCTTCGCAACCGCGCAAGCAACTAG